Proteins found in one Cervus canadensis isolate Bull #8, Minnesota chromosome 24, ASM1932006v1, whole genome shotgun sequence genomic segment:
- the GPN2 gene encoding GPN-loop GTPase 2 yields MAGAAPTTAFGQAVIGPPGSGKTTYCLGMSEFLRALGRRVAVVNLDPANEGLPYECAVDVGELVGLGDVMDSLQLGPNGGLLYCMEYLEANLDWLRAKLDPLRGHYFLFDCPGQVELCTHHGALRSIFSQMTQWDLRLTAVHLVDSHYCTDPAKFISVLCTSLATMLHVELPHVNLLSKMDLIEHYGKLAFNLDYYTEVLDLSYLLDHLASDPFFRHYRQLNEKLVQLIEDYSLVSFIPLNIQDKDSIQRVLQAVDKANGYCFGVQEQRSLEAMMSAAMGADFHFSSTLGLQEKYLAPSEQSVEQEAMQL; encoded by the exons ATGGCGGGAGCCGCTCCGACCACGGCGTTTGGGCAGGCGGTGATCGGTCCGCCGGGCTCGGGGAAGACCACATACTGTCTGGGCATGAGCGAGTTCCTGCGCGCGCTGGGCCGGCGCGTGGCGGTGGTGAACCTGGACCCAGCCAACGAGGGGCTGCCTTACGAGTGCGCCGTGGACGTGGGCGAGCTGGTGGGGCTGGGCGACGTGATGGACTCGCTGCAGCTGGGCCCCAACGGCGGCCTGCTCTACTGCATGGAGTACCTGGAGGCCAACCTGGACTGGCTGCGTGCCAAGCTCGACCCCCTGCGCGGCCACTACTTCCTCTTCGACTGCCCTGGCCAAGTGGAGCTCTGCACGCACCACGGAGCCTTGCGCAGCATCTTCTCCCAGATGACGCAGTGGGACCTCAGG cTGACTGCTGTTCACCTGGTGGATTCTCACTATTGCACAGACCCTGCCAAGTTCATTTCGGTGCTGTGTACTTCCCTGGCCACCATGCTGCATGTGGAGCTGCCCCACGTCAACCTCCTCTCCAAGATGGACCTCATCGAACACTATGGGAAGCTGG CCTTCAACCTGGACTACTACACAGAGGTCCTGGACCTCTCCTATCTGCTGGACCATCTTGCTTCGGATCCTTTCTTCCGCCACTACCGGCAGCTCAATGAGAAACTGGTGCAGCTCATTGAAGACTACAGCCTAGTCTCCTTCATCCCTCTCAATATCCAG GATAAGGATAGTATCCAGCGGGTGCTGCAGGCTGTGGATAAAGCCAACGGCTACTGCTTTGGGGTCCAGGAGCAGCGGAGCCTGGAGGCCATGATGTCTGCCGCCATGGGAGCTGACTTCCATTTCTCCTC CACCCTGGGCCTGCAGGAGAAGTACCTGGCGCCCTCAGAGCAGTCAGTGGAGCAGGAGGCCATGCAGCTGTAG
- the SFN gene encoding 14-3-3 protein sigma, producing the protein MERASLIQKAKLAEQAERYEDMAAFMKSAVEKGEELSCEERNLLSVAYKNVVGGQRAAWRVLSSIEQKSNEESSEEKGPEVQEYREKVETELRGVCDTVLGLLDTHLIKEAGDAESRVFYLKMKGDYYRYLAEVATGDDKKRIIDSARSAYQEAMDISKKEMPPTNPIRLGLALNFSVFHYEIANSPEEAISLAKTTFDEAMADLHTLSEDSYKDSTLIMQLLRDNLTLWTADNAGEEGGEAPEEPQS; encoded by the coding sequence ATGGAGAGAGCCAGTCTGATCCAGAAGGCCAAGTTGGCCGAGCAGGCCGAACGCTATGAAGACATGGCAGCTTTCATGAAGAGCGCCGTGGAAAAGGGTGAGGAGCTATCCTGCGAAGAGCGCAACCTGCTCTCAGTGGCCTACAAGAACGTGGTGGGTGGCCAGCGGGCGGCGTGGAGGGTCCTGTCCAGTATCGAGCAAAAGAGCAATGAAGAAAGCTCGGAAGAGAAGGGCCCGGAGGTGCAAGAGTACCGGGAGAAGGTAGAGACGGAGCTCCGGGGCGTGTGCGACACTGTGCTGGGCTTGCTGGACACCCACCTCATCAAGGAGGCTGGTGATGCCGAAAGTCGGGTCTTCTACCTGAAAATGAAGGGCGACTACTACCGCTACCTGGCCGAAGTGGCCACTGGCGACGACAAGAAGCGCATCATCGACTCAGCCCGGTCGGCCTACCAGGAGGCCATGGACATCAGCAAGAAGGAGATGCCGCCCACCAACCCCATCCGCCTGGGCCTGGCCCTGAACTTTTCCGTCTTCCACTATGAGATCGCCAACAGCCCCGAGGAGGCCATCTCGCTGGCCAAGACCACCTTCGACGAGGCCATGGCCGACCTGCACACCCTCAGCGAGGACTCCTACAAAGACAGCACTCTCATCATGCAGCTGTTGCGAGACAACCTGACGCTGTGGACGGCCGACAACGCCGGGGAAGAAGGGGGCGAGGCTCCCGAGGAGCCCCAGAGCTGA
- the GPATCH3 gene encoding G patch domain-containing protein 3: MAASGEAEEEAAVYLVVSGIPSELRSAQLRSYFSQFREQRDCGFLCFHYRHRPERAPPQAAPGSTPTPIREGLAQTSLSDAGALSTQDSSPTRTRSCCCVVSVRGAAQAQRFLRMYSGRRWLDSQGTWLPGRCFIRRLRLPTEASGLGSFPFRTRKELQSRKAKSEAFTLADLRQLPELNPPVLMPNGNVGTPLRVFLELIRACRLPPRIITQLQLQFPKTGSSRRYGNVPFTYEDSETVEQEEFVYTAEGEEIPQGSCLADIPSNSCEEPEEEEEEEEESHSDDDDDRGEEWERHEALHEDVTGQERTSERLFEEEIELKWEKGGSGLVFYTDAQFWQEEEGDFDEQTADDWDVDMSVYYDADGGDKDARDSVQMRLERRLRDGQEAGSAIRHQVGTFERHTKGIGRKVLERQGWAEGQGLGSQCSGVPEALDNDGQHPRCKRGLGYHGEKLQPFGQPKRPRGTGLGLISTVYDEPLPQDQGELLLRRQPPTSMKFRTDLAFVRSSSRALNSLSELQ; the protein is encoded by the exons ATGGCCGCGTCCGGCGAGGCAGAAGAGGAGGCGGCAGTTTATTTAGTCGTGAGCGGTATCCCCTCGGAGTTGCGGTCAGCCCAGCTTCGGAGCTACTTCAGCCAGTTCCGGGAACAGCGCGACTGTGGCTTCCTCTGTTTCCATTACCGGCATCGGCCTGAGCgggcccctccccaggctgctcCCGGCTCTACCCCAACTCCTATCCGCGAGGGTCTTGCCCAGACGTCACTCAGCGATGCCGGTGCTCTCTCCACTCAGGACTCTAGCCCCACCCGGACCCGCAGCTGCTGCTGTGTTGTCTCTGTACGGGGGGCCGCTCAAGCCCAGAGGTTTCTCCGCATGTACTCGGGCCGCCGGTGGCTGGATTCTCAGGGGACTTGGTTACCTGGTCGTTGTTTCATCCGCAGACTTCGGTTACCTACTGAGGCATCAG GTTTGGGCTCCTTTCCCTTCAGGACCCGGAAGGAACTGCAGAGTCGCAAGGCTAAGAGTGAAGCCTTCACACTGGCCGACCTGAGGCAGCTGCCAGAGCTGAATCCACCGGTGCTGATGCCCAATGGGAATGTGGGCACTCCCCTGCGGGTCTTTTTGGAATTGATTAGGGCCTGCCGCCTACCCCCTCGGATCATCACCCAGCTTCAGCTCCAGTTCCCCAAGACAGGTTCCTCTCGGCGCTATGGCAATGTGCCCTTCACTTATGAGGACTCAGAGACTGTGGAGCAGGAAGAGTTTGTGTACACAGCCGAGGGTGAGGAAATACCCCAGGGAAGCTGCTTGGCAGACATACCATCCAACTCCTGTGAAGagccagaggaagaagaggaagaggaagaagagtcaCACTCAGATGAT GACGATGACCGGGGTGAGGAGTGGGAGCGGCACGAGGCACTGCATGAGGACGTGACGGGGCAGGAGCGGACCTCTGAGCGGCTCTTTGAGGAGGAGATCGAGCTCAAGTGGGAAAAGGGTGGCTCCGGCCTGGTGTTTTACACTGATGCCCAGTtctggcaggaggaggaaggag ACTTTGATGAACAGACAGCTGATGACTGGGATGTGGACATGAGCGTGTACTACGACGCAG ATGGTGGAGACAAAGACGCCCGAGACTCTGTCCAAATGCGTCTAGAACGGAGGCTCCGTGACGGCCAGGAGGCTGGCTCTGCGATCAGACACCAGGTGGGCACCTTCGAGCGCCATACCAAG GGCATTGGGCGGAAGGTGCTGGAACggcagggctgggctgagggCCAGGGCCTGGGCAGCCAGTGTTCAGGCGTGCCCGAGGCCCTGGATAATGACGGCCAGCACCCCAGATGCAAGCGTGGATTGGG GTACCATGGAGAGAAGCTCCAGCCATTTGGGCAACCGAAGAGGCCCCGTGGAACTGGCTTGGGGCTCATCTCCACCGTCTACGATGAGCCCCTACCCCAGGACCAAGGAGAGTTGCTGCTCCGCCGCCAGCCACCCACCAGCATGAAGTTTCGCACAGACCTGGCTTTTGTGAGGAGTTCCAGCCGTGCTTTGAACAGCCTCTCAGAGCTTCAGTGA